The following proteins come from a genomic window of Trifolium pratense cultivar HEN17-A07 linkage group LG4, ARS_RC_1.1, whole genome shotgun sequence:
- the LOC123923237 gene encoding broad specificity amino-acid racemase RacX-like, with protein sequence MLQMGILMSIQTLNHPQFLIGFGFVTFRNKTHIQHRTRSSNSVFLTDESGNYEESSNGSTSLMKTQKSSASCFMLSQQNTIGIIGGVSVLSTLVFLEKLACWSSRNGKECPPFVVCSDPVLSKALSLRGSFPSTRNRIDHIKLNQELMIKNLQHKRNVLQQSGARGLAMPCHLSHAWHSEISEDSSLPFLHIGDCVAMELKKAKMKPIHAASTVRIGLLTTDSFFVVCYYKEKLQSQGFEVVLLDKETEEHLLVPAVEALQRKDIEGARNLLRIAIHVLLVRGVNVVILASDDLLGILPHNDPLIRKCIDPMDALARSIIHWAETATKVPGRF encoded by the coding sequence ATGTTGCAAATGGGAATATTGATGTCTATTCAGACACTGAATCATCCACAATTTCtgattggttttggttttgttacCTTTAGAAACAAAACTCATATTCAACACAGAACAAGATCATCAAATTCAGTTTTTCTTACTGATGAGAGTGGAAACTATGAAGAATCAAGTAATGGTAGTACTTCCCTGATGAAAACTCAGAAATCTTCTGCATCATGCTTCATGTTAAGCCAACAAAATACTATTGGTATTATAGGAGGAGTATCAGTTCTATCAACTCTTGTTTTCTTGGAAAAGCTAGCTTGTTGGAGCTCAAGGAATGGTAAAGAATGTCCACCTTTTGTCGTCTGCAGCGATCCTGTGTTAAGCAAGGCGCTTTCGTTACGCGGTTCTTTTCCTTCTACAAGAAATAGAATAGATCATATCAAATTGAATCAGGAGTTAATGATTAAGAATTTGCAGCACAAGCGAAACGTTCTTCAGCAATCCGGAGCTCGTGGTTTGGCCATGCCTTGTCATCTGTCACATGCTTGGCACAGTGAAATTTCTGAGGATAGTTCTCTACCTTTTCTTCATATTGGTGACTGTGTGGCCATGGAACTCAAGAAGGCTAAGATGAAGCCGATTCATGCTGCGAGTACCGTGCGGATTGGACTGCTCACTACAGATTCATTCTTTGTAGTATGTTATTACAAGGAAAAGCTTCAAAGTCAGGGTTTTGAAGTGGTTTTGCTAGACAAAGAAACTGAGGAACATTTACTAGTTCCTGCTGTGGAGGCTTTGCAGAGAAAGGACATAGAAGGGGCAAGGAATTTGCTGAGAATTGCAATCCATGTTCTTTTGGTGAGGGGAGTGAATGTAGTGATTCTGGCATCTGATGATTTGCTAGGGATTCTCCCTCACAATGATCCTCTTATTAGGAAATGTATAGATCCTATGGATGCTTTGGCTAGATCAATTATACATTGGGCAGAAACAGCAACAAAGGTACCTGGGAGATTCTAG
- the LOC123923238 gene encoding nudix hydrolase 19, chloroplastic isoform X2: MSINLQFHAFAGNPLNSIPGNPLSPSAALESLNARILGNDHSSPSPNFKVLPFRNGRPLVSSTASSGEFLPIWHLGWVSLDDLRGIFENSGAPLNGDSLVYLGSSAEDDAVYWAIDVSAKVPELGTNMDMELRFVELRTLMVATDWENLKAMENLAIAGNAKALLEWHNTSQFCGHCGEKTVSKEAGRRKQCSNDSCKKRIYPRVDQVVIMLVIDRENDHVLLGTRPKFISQLWSCLSGFTEPGESLEEAVRRETWEESGIEVGEVVYHSSQPWPDARWFSREDIREALTLADYKKGQKTAASKVEQMCKGVEKSRSMAADFNVESGELAPIFVPGPFAIAHHLISSWAFSDQNVL; this comes from the exons ATGTCCATAAACTTACAGTTTCATGCCTTTGCCGGAAACCCTCTAAACTCAATTCCTGGCAACCCTCTTTCACCCTCCGCAGCTCTCGAATCTCTCAACGCCAGAATTCTAGGAAACGATCACTCTTCCCCATCCCCAAATTTCAAGGTGCTGCCTTTTAGAAATGGAAGGCCTTTAGTCTCTTCCACGGCCAGTTCCGGTGAATTTCTGCCGATTTGGCATCTGGGCTGGGTTAGTTTGGATGATCTTAGGGGTATCTTCGAAAATTCAGGTGCCCCGTTGAATGGAGACTCGTTGGTTTACTTGGGTTCGAGTGCAGAGGACGATGCCGTTTACTGGGCAATTGATGTTTCTGCTAAGGTACCTGAATTGGGTACCAACATGGATATGGAGTTGCGTTTCGTGGAGCTCCGGACGCTCATGGTGGCCACTGATTGGGAGAACTTGAAAGCAATGGAAAATTTGGCTATCGCTGGTAAT GCCAAAGCACTGCTTGAATGGCATAATACTTCACAATTTTGTGGACATTGTGGAGAGAAAACTGTCTCAAAAGAAGCTGGGAGACGGAAGCAATGTTCGAATGATTCTTGCAAAAAAAGGATATATCCACGTGTTGATCAG GTGGTAATTATGCTTGTAATCGATAGAGAGAATGACCATGTCCTCTTGGGTACACGACCAAAGTTTATTTCTCAATTGTGGAGCTGCTTATCAGGTTTCACCGAG CCAGGAGAAAGCTTGGAGGAAGCTGTGAGAAGAGAAACTTGGGAAGAGTCTGGAATTGAAGTGGGCGAAGTTGTATACCACAGTTCTCAGCCATGGCCTG ATGCTCGGTGGTTCAGTAGAGAAGATATACGAGAAGCATTGACGTTGGCTGACTACAAAAAAGGCCAGAAAACAGCAGCGTCAAAGGTAGAACAAATGTGTAAGGGAGTAGAAAAGAGTAGGAGCATGGCTGCAGATTTCAACGTCGAAAGCGGTGAACTTGCTCCAATATTTGTTCCTGGACCTTTTGCAATAGCCCATCACCTTATTTCCTCTTGGGCCTTCTCAGATCAAAATGTACTGTAA
- the LOC123923238 gene encoding nudix hydrolase 19, chloroplastic isoform X1, whose amino-acid sequence MSINLQFHAFAGNPLNSIPGNPLSPSAALESLNARILGNDHSSPSPNFKVLPFRNGRPLVSSTASSGEFLPIWHLGWVSLDDLRGIFENSGAPLNGDSLVYLGSSAEDDAVYWAIDVSAKVPELGTNMDMELRFVELRTLMVATDWENLKAMENLAIAGNAKALLEWHNTSQFCGHCGEKTVSKEAGRRKQCSNDSCKKRIYPRVDQVVIMLVIDRENDHVLLGTRPKFISQLWSCLSGFTEPGESLEEAVRRETWEESGIEVGEVVYHSSQPWPVGPNSIPCQLMVGFFAYAKSREITVDKKELEDARWFSREDIREALTLADYKKGQKTAASKVEQMCKGVEKSRSMAADFNVESGELAPIFVPGPFAIAHHLISSWAFSDQNVL is encoded by the exons ATGTCCATAAACTTACAGTTTCATGCCTTTGCCGGAAACCCTCTAAACTCAATTCCTGGCAACCCTCTTTCACCCTCCGCAGCTCTCGAATCTCTCAACGCCAGAATTCTAGGAAACGATCACTCTTCCCCATCCCCAAATTTCAAGGTGCTGCCTTTTAGAAATGGAAGGCCTTTAGTCTCTTCCACGGCCAGTTCCGGTGAATTTCTGCCGATTTGGCATCTGGGCTGGGTTAGTTTGGATGATCTTAGGGGTATCTTCGAAAATTCAGGTGCCCCGTTGAATGGAGACTCGTTGGTTTACTTGGGTTCGAGTGCAGAGGACGATGCCGTTTACTGGGCAATTGATGTTTCTGCTAAGGTACCTGAATTGGGTACCAACATGGATATGGAGTTGCGTTTCGTGGAGCTCCGGACGCTCATGGTGGCCACTGATTGGGAGAACTTGAAAGCAATGGAAAATTTGGCTATCGCTGGTAAT GCCAAAGCACTGCTTGAATGGCATAATACTTCACAATTTTGTGGACATTGTGGAGAGAAAACTGTCTCAAAAGAAGCTGGGAGACGGAAGCAATGTTCGAATGATTCTTGCAAAAAAAGGATATATCCACGTGTTGATCAG GTGGTAATTATGCTTGTAATCGATAGAGAGAATGACCATGTCCTCTTGGGTACACGACCAAAGTTTATTTCTCAATTGTGGAGCTGCTTATCAGGTTTCACCGAG CCAGGAGAAAGCTTGGAGGAAGCTGTGAGAAGAGAAACTTGGGAAGAGTCTGGAATTGAAGTGGGCGAAGTTGTATACCACAGTTCTCAGCCATGGCCTG TTGGACCGAATAGCATTCCATGCCAGCTGATGGTTGGGTTCTTTGCGTATGCAAAATCGCGTGAAATAACTGTCGACAAGAAAGAGTTAGAAG ATGCTCGGTGGTTCAGTAGAGAAGATATACGAGAAGCATTGACGTTGGCTGACTACAAAAAAGGCCAGAAAACAGCAGCGTCAAAGGTAGAACAAATGTGTAAGGGAGTAGAAAAGAGTAGGAGCATGGCTGCAGATTTCAACGTCGAAAGCGGTGAACTTGCTCCAATATTTGTTCCTGGACCTTTTGCAATAGCCCATCACCTTATTTCCTCTTGGGCCTTCTCAGATCAAAATGTACTGTAA
- the LOC123881739 gene encoding zinc finger CCCH domain-containing protein 39, whose amino-acid sequence MAHPHHIPTSRMSPPRFATNSDAIEVGPQFPVINDRTEQHSGFEQQSFKRARMIGNNRSDAFPCPPPRVMQPPPQLNRGTGHIFYKTRTCTRFSFGNCRNGDNCNFAHGEEELRQPPPNWQDYVGPRNAPKEDRVQVGNWDDDQKIIQKMKLCKKFYNGEQCPYGEKCSFLHEDPAKFRADSWKSRECSAISIGTVGSPKSFGDGSDNLEGNSGVTKQPRGTYWKTKLCTKWQNTGSCPFGDDCHFAHGEADLQAPGGGIEAEAAVAIANTTKAPVPASPKALSVSVANVEPVALPASLPVAMEVEMDEKAKKILSRSRLKNKKLFGLYADWINDIGPLPNPNYPSPMEN is encoded by the exons ATGGCTCATCCACACCACATTCCAACCTCTAGGATGTCACCACCCCGTTTCGCCACAAACAGTGATGCCATTGAGGTGGGGCCTCAATTCCCAGTGATCAATGACCGCACTGAGCAACATTCAGGTTTTGAGCAACAGTCCTTCAAGAGGGCAAGAATGATTGGTAACAATCGTTCTGATGCATTTCCGTGCCCTCCTCCTAGGGTGATGCAGCCTCCACCTCAATTGAACAGAGGAACTGGCCACATTTTCTACAAGACCCGCACTTGTACCAGGTTCTCGTTCGGCAATTGTAGGAACGGTGACAATTGCAACTTTGCTCACGGGGAGGAGGAGCTAAGGCAGCCACCACCAAACTGGCAAGACTATGTTGGACCGCGCAACGCACCCAAGGAGGATCGTGTGCAGGTAGGGAACTGGGATGATGATCAAAAAATCATCCAGAAGATGAAGCTGTGTAAGAAGTTTTACAATGGTGAGCAATGTCCTTATGGTGAGAAGTGTAGTTTTCTTCATGAAGATCCTGCTAAGTTTAGGGCTGATTCTTGGAAATCAAGAGAGTGTTCTGCAATAAGCATTGGGACTGTTGGTTCCCCAAAGTCTTTTGGGGATGGTTCTGATAACTTGGAAGGCAATAGTGGTGTGACAAAGCAACCAAGGGGCACTTATTGGAAGACTAAGCTGTGTACCAAGTGGCAGAATACTGGAAGCTGTCCCTTTGGTGATGACTGTCACTTTGCTCATGGAGAAGCAG ATTTACAAGCTCCTGGTGGAGGCATTGAAGCTGAAGCTGCAGTTGCCATAGCAAATACTACAAAAGCTCCCGTTCCAGCTTCACCAAAAGCCTTGTCAGTTTCTGTTGCCAATGTTGAACCTGTTGCCCTCCCAGCAAGTCTACCTGTAGCAATGGAGGTGGAAATGGATGAGAAAGCTAAGAAGATCTTGTCAAGATCCAGATTAAAGAACAAGAAGTTGTTTGGCCTTTATGCTGACTGGATCAATGACATAGGTCCTCTTCCCAATCCCAACTATCCAAGTCCAATGGAAAATTAA
- the LOC123924618 gene encoding zinc finger Ran-binding domain-containing protein 2, which produces MSWSGGDWMCCACEHINFKKREACQNCGYPKYGGPDPSTYRYSRTETLAGDWFCTAMNCGAHNYASRSNCYRCGAFKHDYSSGYGGNMANSGGYGSDCSSPPGWKSGDWICPRIGCGMHNYASRTECYKCKMPRDYGGAD; this is translated from the exons ATGAGCTGGTCTGGAGGAGATTGGATGTGCTGTGCTTGCGAACACATAAATTTCAAGAAGAGGGAAGCATGCCAAAATTGCGGTTACCCTAAGTATGGAGGCCCTGACCCATCAACCTATAGATATAGCAGGACTGAGACATTGGCAGGGGACTGGTTTTGCACCGCTATGAACTGTGGAGCTCACAACTATGCAAGCCGATCAAACTGCTATAGATGTGGTGCATTTAAACATGATTATTCTTCTGGATATGGGGGTAACATGGCGAATTCTGGAGGATATGGATCTGATTGCAGTTCTCCCCCAGGATGGAAAAGTGGAGACTGGATTTGCCCTAG AATTGGCTGCGGAATGCATAATTATGCTAGCAGGACAGAGTGCTACAAATGCAAAATGCCAAGGGATTATG GTGGTGCGGACTAA
- the LOC123923532 gene encoding GDP-fucose transporter 1 isoform X1 translates to MSSSTSSSSSIIKQQYYTTSGLVIGYALCSSLLAIINKYAITQFNYPGLLTALQYLTSALGVYLLGKLGFLHHDPFTIPIAKKFLPAAFVFFLAIFTNTNLLRHANVDTFIVFRSLTPLLVALADTAFRGQPSPSNFTFLSLVVILAGAVGYVATDSGFTLTAYSWAFAYLVTITTEMVYIKHMVMNLGLNTWGFVLYNNVLSLMIAPVFWFLTGENFEVFTAIRSSTGSLFELNAFLAVSLSCVFGLLISFFGFACRKAVSATAFTVTGVVNKFLTVAINVTIWDKHASPAGLVCLLFTIIGGVLYQQSVTGNVLQQRDAVVVTKQADVESSLVGDTDDDESDGKDCPDVAQIAAAVHERKIWRRSKSLLIYCSC, encoded by the exons AtgtcatcatcaacatcatcatcatcctcaaTCATCAAGCAACAATATTACACCACAAGCGGTTTAGTAATCGGTTACGCACTCTGTTCAAGCTTATTGGCAATCATCAACAAATACGCAATCACTCAATTCAACTATCCAGGTCTCTTAACTGCATTACAGTATCTCACTTCTGCACTCGGTGTTTACCTTTTAGGTAAATTAGGGTTTCTTCATCACGATCCTTTCACTATTCCAATTGCCAAAAAATTCTTACCTGCAGCATTCGTTTTCTTCCTCGCTATCTTCACCAATACCAATCTCCTTCGTCATGCGAATGTTGATACTTTCATTGTTTTCAGATCTTTAACTCCTCTTCTTGTTGCTCTCGCTGATACCGCTTTTCGTGGTCAACCTTCTCCgtctaattttacttttttgtcctTGGTTGTTATTCTTGCTGGTGCTGTTGGTTATGTTGCAACTGATTCTGGTTTTACTTTAACCGCTTATTCTTGGGCTTTTGCTTATTTGGTTACGATTACTACTGAGATGGTTTATATTAAGCATATGGTTATGAATCTTGGATTGAATACTTGGGGTTTTGTTCTTTATAATAATGTCTTGTCCTTGATGATTGCACCTGTTTTTTGGTTTCTTACTGGCGAAAATTTTGAGGTTTTTACTGCGATTAGATCCAGTACTGGGAGTTTGTTCGAGCTCAATGCGTTTCTGGCGGTTTCTTTATCCTGTGTGTTTGGTTTGTTGATTAGTTTCTTTGGATTTGCTTGTAGAAAAGCTGTTTCTGCTACGGCTTTTACTGTTACTGGTGTTGTGAATAAGTTTCTCACGGTGGCTATTAATGTGACTATTTGGGATAAGCATGCTAGTCCTGCTGGTTTGGTTTGTTTGCTTTTTACGATTATTGGGGGTGTTCTTTATCAGCAATCCGTGACTGGGAATGTTTTGCAACAGCGCGATGCAGTGGTGGTGACTAAGCAGGCTGATGTTGAAAGTAGTCTTGTTGGTGATACGGACGATGATGAGAGTGACGGAAAGG ATTGTCCTGATGTAGCACAGATAGCTGCAGCTGTACATGAGAGAAAAATTTGGAGAAGATCCAAATCCCTGTTAATTTATTGCTCATGTTGA
- the LOC123923532 gene encoding GDP-fucose transporter 1 isoform X3, whose translation MSSSTSSSSSIIKQQYYTTSGLVIGYALCSSLLAIINKYAITQFNYPGLLTALQYLTSALGVYLLGKLGFLHHDPFTIPIAKKFLPAAFVFFLAIFTNTNLLRHANVDTFIVFRSLTPLLVALADTAFRGQPSPSNFTFLSLVVILAGAVGYVATDSGFTLTAYSWAFAYLVTITTEMVYIKHMVMNLGLNTWGFVLYNNVLSLMIAPVFWFLTGENFEVFTAIRSSTGSLFELNAFLAVSLSCVFGLLISFFGFACRKAVSATAFTVTGVVNKFLTVAINVTIWDKHASPAGLVCLLFTIIGGVLYQQSVTGNVLQQRDAVVVTKQADVESSLVGDTDDDESDGKV comes from the exons AtgtcatcatcaacatcatcatcatcctcaaTCATCAAGCAACAATATTACACCACAAGCGGTTTAGTAATCGGTTACGCACTCTGTTCAAGCTTATTGGCAATCATCAACAAATACGCAATCACTCAATTCAACTATCCAGGTCTCTTAACTGCATTACAGTATCTCACTTCTGCACTCGGTGTTTACCTTTTAGGTAAATTAGGGTTTCTTCATCACGATCCTTTCACTATTCCAATTGCCAAAAAATTCTTACCTGCAGCATTCGTTTTCTTCCTCGCTATCTTCACCAATACCAATCTCCTTCGTCATGCGAATGTTGATACTTTCATTGTTTTCAGATCTTTAACTCCTCTTCTTGTTGCTCTCGCTGATACCGCTTTTCGTGGTCAACCTTCTCCgtctaattttacttttttgtcctTGGTTGTTATTCTTGCTGGTGCTGTTGGTTATGTTGCAACTGATTCTGGTTTTACTTTAACCGCTTATTCTTGGGCTTTTGCTTATTTGGTTACGATTACTACTGAGATGGTTTATATTAAGCATATGGTTATGAATCTTGGATTGAATACTTGGGGTTTTGTTCTTTATAATAATGTCTTGTCCTTGATGATTGCACCTGTTTTTTGGTTTCTTACTGGCGAAAATTTTGAGGTTTTTACTGCGATTAGATCCAGTACTGGGAGTTTGTTCGAGCTCAATGCGTTTCTGGCGGTTTCTTTATCCTGTGTGTTTGGTTTGTTGATTAGTTTCTTTGGATTTGCTTGTAGAAAAGCTGTTTCTGCTACGGCTTTTACTGTTACTGGTGTTGTGAATAAGTTTCTCACGGTGGCTATTAATGTGACTATTTGGGATAAGCATGCTAGTCCTGCTGGTTTGGTTTGTTTGCTTTTTACGATTATTGGGGGTGTTCTTTATCAGCAATCCGTGACTGGGAATGTTTTGCAACAGCGCGATGCAGTGGTGGTGACTAAGCAGGCTGATGTTGAAAGTAGTCTTGTTGGTGATACGGACGATGATGAGAGTGACGGAAAGG TTTGA
- the LOC123923532 gene encoding GDP-fucose transporter 1 isoform X2, with protein sequence MSSSTSSSSSIIKQQYYTTSGLVIGYALCSSLLAIINKYAITQFNYPGLLTALQYLTSALGVYLLGKLGFLHHDPFTIPIAKKFLPAAFVFFLAIFTNTNLLRHANVDTFIVFRSLTPLLVALADTAFRGQPSPSNFTFLSLVVILAGAVGYVATDSGFTLTAYSWAFAYLVTITTEMVYIKHMVMNLGLNTWGFVLYNNVLSLMIAPVFWFLTGENFEVFTAIRSSTGSLFELNAFLAVSLSCVFGLLISFFGFACRKAVSATAFTVTGVVNKFLTVAINVTIWDKHASPAGLVCLLFTIIGGVLYQQSVTGNVLQQRDAVVVTKQADVESSLVGDTDDDESDGKGKHASL encoded by the coding sequence AtgtcatcatcaacatcatcatcatcctcaaTCATCAAGCAACAATATTACACCACAAGCGGTTTAGTAATCGGTTACGCACTCTGTTCAAGCTTATTGGCAATCATCAACAAATACGCAATCACTCAATTCAACTATCCAGGTCTCTTAACTGCATTACAGTATCTCACTTCTGCACTCGGTGTTTACCTTTTAGGTAAATTAGGGTTTCTTCATCACGATCCTTTCACTATTCCAATTGCCAAAAAATTCTTACCTGCAGCATTCGTTTTCTTCCTCGCTATCTTCACCAATACCAATCTCCTTCGTCATGCGAATGTTGATACTTTCATTGTTTTCAGATCTTTAACTCCTCTTCTTGTTGCTCTCGCTGATACCGCTTTTCGTGGTCAACCTTCTCCgtctaattttacttttttgtcctTGGTTGTTATTCTTGCTGGTGCTGTTGGTTATGTTGCAACTGATTCTGGTTTTACTTTAACCGCTTATTCTTGGGCTTTTGCTTATTTGGTTACGATTACTACTGAGATGGTTTATATTAAGCATATGGTTATGAATCTTGGATTGAATACTTGGGGTTTTGTTCTTTATAATAATGTCTTGTCCTTGATGATTGCACCTGTTTTTTGGTTTCTTACTGGCGAAAATTTTGAGGTTTTTACTGCGATTAGATCCAGTACTGGGAGTTTGTTCGAGCTCAATGCGTTTCTGGCGGTTTCTTTATCCTGTGTGTTTGGTTTGTTGATTAGTTTCTTTGGATTTGCTTGTAGAAAAGCTGTTTCTGCTACGGCTTTTACTGTTACTGGTGTTGTGAATAAGTTTCTCACGGTGGCTATTAATGTGACTATTTGGGATAAGCATGCTAGTCCTGCTGGTTTGGTTTGTTTGCTTTTTACGATTATTGGGGGTGTTCTTTATCAGCAATCCGTGACTGGGAATGTTTTGCAACAGCGCGATGCAGTGGTGGTGACTAAGCAGGCTGATGTTGAAAGTAGTCTTGTTGGTGATACGGACGATGATGAGAGTGACGGAAAGGGTAAACATGCTTCTCTATGA